AGGGTGATGGCTGGCTGCCGGTGCGCTGGGAGATCTACGCGCCCATGGAAATGGCAACGGTCGGGATGAGCACGCAGCGTGACCTGGTCGTGGCGAGTCGCGCCCCCGCCATGACGATTCATGGCGAGGTCCGGGGGCGCGTGGTCCTGGTCGGGACCATCGTCCCGCCGCCCCCACCATGAGATCACGCCTGATGCGGCGGCTCCGACTGCTGGTACTGCTTGTGCTCGGCCTGCCGTCGCTCGGACATGCGCAGGCCATCCGCGGTCGCGTCGTCGACGCCGTCCAGGGGTTGCCGGTGGCCGGTGCGCTCGTCGAGTTGCAGGACAGCACGGGCCGGGCCCTGCAGCGGGGACTCGCCTCCCCGACCGGCGGCTATCGCTTCGTCGTTCCAGGACCCGCGGCGTACCGCATCCGGATCACCGCGATCGGCTTCACGCTGCGTCCGGTGGAAATGGTGCGGGTGAGCGATGCCGACGTGGTGGTTCCGGACCTCCGGCTCGAGCCTGCCGCCACGATCCTGCCGGACGTGGTGGCCGCGGGCAAGCGCCGCGCCTGCGGCCGCGAGATCCTCGACGATCCGCTCCTCGGCCGGCTGCTCGAGGGCGGACGCGCCTCCCTGACACTGATCGAGGCGACCCTCGGCCTCGGGACGCGCTTCACGGTCCAGGAAGTGGTGTCGCGGACGATGGACCTCTCCCGCGGCAAGACGGTGCGTGCCGACACCAGTCGTCGGGAGCTCGCGGCCTGGCCGCTCCAGAGCGTGGATCCCGAGATCCTCCGCCACGAAGGCTTCTCCCGTCCGCTGACCCCCGAGGAGGGGCGCGGG
The Gemmatimonadota bacterium DNA segment above includes these coding regions:
- a CDS encoding carboxypeptidase regulatory-like domain-containing protein, whose translation is MRRLRLLVLLVLGLPSLGHAQAIRGRVVDAVQGLPVAGALVELQDSTGRALQRGLASPTGGYRFVVPGPAAYRIRITAIGFTLRPVEMVRVSDADVVVPDLRLEPAATILPDVVAAGKRRACGREILDDPLLGRLLEGGRASLTLIEATLGLGTRFTVQEVVSRTMDLSRGKTVRADTSRRELAAWPLQSVDPEILRHEGFSRPLTPEEGRGRVYHGPDLRVLFADWFLDAHCYSFNLNDKDEAAGIIRVKYEPKGKSKLVDVSGELVLDATNMALREFTFVHRNLPSHIKEGKAGGMIAFARLESGAWLPVRWEIFAPIESNFVTFQGGRSITIGGNRAPPPRPIGRPIVNGSVRLTGALLDARGN